The sequence below is a genomic window from Streptomyces sp. V1I1.
GGTCATGACCTGCGGAACTACGGACCGATGTGGTTTGTTCCCGACCAAGGTCAGGGTGTGTGGTGTGCCGCCACGGACGGGGACGGTGCACCCCACGTACACGAACTGCAAGCCCACGTACACCGCCCACCGGTCAGCGCGTCACTGCTGGTCAATGGCACGGGAGGGACGGAACCCTTGGCCGCAGGAATCCGGCAACCACCCCGCCCACGGGACTCGTTCACGACCCCGCCACCACCCATGAGTGCACGATGCAGTTCACCTCGACTCCCCGCGGCGCGCGCCTTGCCCGCCGGCTCGTCTCGCACCGGCTGCACGAATGGGGCCACCCGTACGGCTCCACCGCCAACGAGACGATCACGCTGATCGCGGCCGAGCTGGTCGCGAACGCCGTACGTCGGGCACGTACCCGGGCGGGACTTCCACCTCCGCCGTGCCGAGAGCCCGGCCGCGCTACGCATCGACGTCACCGACACCCGGAAGCCGCGGTGGCCGCGCTGGGCGACGACATCCGCAACTGGCCCGACGCCAGCCCGGTCACCTTGCAGGACCCCGCCTACGTCGGCGTCGCGGTGATGGCGATGCAGGGCCGCCCCGGCTACACCCGCATCCGCACCCCATACGTCGCAGACGCCGACGCGGCCCGCGTCGCCGAGGGCACCTCTGATCTGACCGCCGACCCGGACCTGTGCCTGGACGCCCTCCTCGACTCGACCGGCCGGACGTTCCCCGACGACGAAGGACCGGGCGGCGCGCCTGTCCCGCTCGTCAAGTAGACCGAACGACCCACGCCAGAAAGGAGGTTGAGGATATGGCGGAGGAACGGTTCACCCGGCGCACGTGACCGTGGTCATGGCGGTCATCGCGGCGCTGGCCTTCGTCTTCTCCTTCGGCAACGTCTGGGCACTCGCCCTGCGGCTCGGTGTGCCCCACCCGATCGCCCCACTGATCGCCCCCATGGTCGATCTGTCCGTCGTCGGACTCCTGGTCGCCCTGCGGTTCCTGGCCCTGCGCAGCGTGCCCAAGACGGAGTTGAAGGCCGGTACCCGGCTGCTGCACCTGTGCGGCCTGCTCACCCTCGCCCTGAACACCGCCGAACCGCTGCTGACCGGACGCTACGGACGCGCCTGCCTGGACACCGTCGCCCCGCTCCTGCTGCTCGGCTGGGGCCACGTCGGCCCAGCCTTCCTCGCCCAGTTCCACACTCTCACCCGCCCCACCCCGCACCTGGAGGCCGCCGCCCCCATCTCTGAACCGGTGACCGCCGAAGTACCCGTACCCGAGCCCCCGACGCCCGCTCCGGCTCCGGCTCCGGCCGCTCTGCCCGTCGCCGTCGCCAAGACGACCCGGCCCGCCTCCGGCCCGGCCCTGCCGGTCGCCCTGATCGACTCAGCCCGGCGCATCGCGGACACCCACCGCGCCGAGCACGGAACTCCCATCACCGCCGCCCACCTGGGCACGCGCATGGGCGTCGCCCTGCCGGTGGCCACCGCCGCACTCGCTCAGCTCTGAGCCCCAGCCGTCCCCGGGCAAATCCCCCTCTCTGAACCCACGCCCGCCAACGGGTCTGGTTCGCCATGCCCCGAGCAGCACCAACGCGCCTACAGATCCGGCTGGTTGCTGCTCGGGGCCACCCACCCGAACAGAAGGGACACGCCCCGAATGGTCACCCTGGACCTGCGCCACGTGGCAAGCCCCGCCGTGCGGGACCTGCTCCACCTCGTCAACCACCCCGACTTCGACCGCGCGCAACAGCAGATCGAGCGCCTCGGCGGCTGCACCGAACCCGTCCGCCTGACCGGCCACACCACCACCGTCGATTCCGCGACGGGTGAGGTGCTGCGCTCCTACACATCCTCCGCCGAACCGACGGGCAGCCTGCTCACCACCTGCGGCAACCGCCGCGCCTCCCGCTGCCCAGCCTGCTCCCGCATCTACGCCGCCGACACCTACCACCTCATCCGCGCCGGCCTCTCCGGCGGCAAGAACGTACCCGACACCGTCCGCACCCACCCCCGCGTCTTCGCCACCCTCACCCCGCCGTCCTTCGGCCCCGTCCACAACCGCCTCACCACCCCCGGCGGCGATATCCGTCCCTGCCGCTGCCGCAAGCTCCACGACCCCACGGACGCCCAGATCGGGACGCCGCTCAACCCCGCGACGTACGACTACGCGGGCGCGGTCCTGTTCAACGCCCACGCCTCCGCCCTGTGGGCCCGCTTCACCACCTACCTGCGCCGCGAGATCGCCGCCCGACTCGGCATGACCCAGAAGGCCGCCCACGCGGTCCTGCGGATCTCCTTCGCCAAGGTCGCCGAGTACCAGCAGCGTGGCCGGGTCCACTTCCACGCCGTCATCCGGCTCGACGGCCCGGACGGCACCAGCCAGCCCCCGCCGCCGTACGCCACCGTCACCGTGCTCACCGACGCCGTACGTGCCGCCGCCGCACGGGTCCGCGTCACGGTCGAGTCGGATGCGGTCGGGGAACGCGAACTCGGCTGGGGCGAACAGCTCGACGTACGCGAGATCACGGCCTTCGGCACCGGTGCCGAATTCACCGACCAGGCCGTGGCCGCCTACGTGGCGAAGTACGCCACCAAGTCCGCTGATGCCTCCGGCGCCCTCGACCGCGCCCTGTTCTGCCGCCCCTGCCAGGGACGCGGCGCCACCCTCCTGCCCCACGGCACCCCGCTCCCGTGCACCGCCTGCGACGGCACCGGGCAGGCCGGGCCGTTGCCCCGGCTCGCCGTCGCCCGGCACGTGCGGCAGATGATCCGCACCTGCTGGGAACTGGGCCGCCTGCCGGAGTTC
It includes:
- a CDS encoding DUF2637 domain-containing protein, which codes for MTVVMAVIAALAFVFSFGNVWALALRLGVPHPIAPLIAPMVDLSVVGLLVALRFLALRSVPKTELKAGTRLLHLCGLLTLALNTAEPLLTGRYGRACLDTVAPLLLLGWGHVGPAFLAQFHTLTRPTPHLEAAAPISEPVTAEVPVPEPPTPAPAPAPAALPVAVAKTTRPASGPALPVALIDSARRIADTHRAEHGTPITAAHLGTRMGVALPVATAALAQL
- a CDS encoding replication initiator; amino-acid sequence: MVTLDLRHVASPAVRDLLHLVNHPDFDRAQQQIERLGGCTEPVRLTGHTTTVDSATGEVLRSYTSSAEPTGSLLTTCGNRRASRCPACSRIYAADTYHLIRAGLSGGKNVPDTVRTHPRVFATLTPPSFGPVHNRLTTPGGDIRPCRCRKLHDPTDAQIGTPLNPATYDYAGAVLFNAHASALWARFTTYLRREIAARLGMTQKAAHAVLRISFAKVAEYQQRGRVHFHAVIRLDGPDGTSQPPPPYATVTVLTDAVRAAAARVRVTVESDAVGERELGWGEQLDVREITAFGTGAEFTDQAVAAYVAKYATKSADASGALDRALFCRPCQGRGATLLPHGTPLPCTACDGTGQAGPLPRLAVARHVRQMIRTCWELGRLPEFAHLKLRKWAHMLGFRGHFSTKSRHYSTTLGALRDARRAWRTEQARTHAGMPDLDPTTTLVVGHWDYLGSGYSAGAALLAARVWHSKELERQFAAEGGC